A genomic window from Nicotiana sylvestris chromosome 11, ASM39365v2, whole genome shotgun sequence includes:
- the LOC138881012 gene encoding uncharacterized protein, with the protein MDEEDAEKKAFITSWGMYCYKMMSFGLKNAGATYMGAMTTIFHNMMHKEIEELRKRFTKIEFRHVPRIQNEFTDALATLSSMMQYPDKNFIDPTPVKIHDQPAYCAHVEEEADGKPWFHHIRKYLTKGEYPELANTIQKLTFRRLSNNFFHSRGILYRRTPNLGLLRCVDVKEASKLLEEIHAGTCVPHMNGFVLAKKILRAGYFWMTMETYYIQYVRKCHRCQIQVDMINVPPSELNATSSPWLSPPGE; encoded by the exons atggatgaagaagatgctgagaaaaagGCTTTCATTACatcgtggggaatgtactgctacaagatgatgtcatttgggttaaagaatgcaggggccacctatatgggggccatgactaccatttttcataaTATGAtgcacaaggagatcgag gagttgagaaagaggttcacaaagatagaattccgacatgttcccagaatccagaatgaattcaccgatgcattggctaccctgtcatccaTGATGCAATATCcagacaaaaacttcattgatcccactCCTGTAAAGATCcacgatcagccagcttattgtgcccatgttgaagaagaagcagatggaaagccttggtttcatcatatcaggaaatatttgacaaaaggagaatacccagaacttgcaaatacTATTCAGAAACTCACatttcggaggttgtccaacaatttctttcatagtagaggaatcctatataggaggactcctaatttgggactactaaggtgtgtcgacgtaaAGGAAGCATCTAAGCTGCTAGAAGAAATCCACGCTGGGACTTGTgttccacatatgaacggttttgtcttagcaaagaagatcctccgagctggttacttttggatgactatggagacatactacatccagtatgtacggaaatgccaccgctgccagatacaaGTAGACATGATAAATGTGCCTCCCAGTGAGCTTAATGCAACGAGCTCACCATGGCTTTCGCCGCCTGGAGAATAG